A region of the Patescibacteria group bacterium genome:
TCGGCCAAGGCCATTTGGTTGTCTGGCCGGGCTGGCAAATAGGCGAAGGAAAAAGAACTCTGGCGGTTGAATACAATCTTTTCTTTAAATGATTTATAAGGAAAATACAAAGCGGACTTCTTAAGACAAGAAATCCGCTTTTTTATATCAAGCCCTCTAAGCTTTTCGGAAAGCCAGCCAAATTCCTCCAAGCCCCCACCAAAGCGCGACTAAAGCTAAAATCCAGCCGACAAAAGGGATGGAAAAAATAAACCAGCAGATGACAATGCCGACAATCATGGCCCAAATTAAAGAATCTTTTTTATTTTTCCAAAATTTCTCCAAAAGATTTCGCCCAATCATAATACCGGTTAAAATTTTGGCCGCAAAAAGAGCAATTGCCCAAACGCCGAGCAAAAGCAAGGCCAACGGAATACCAATAAAGGTAAATAACAATAGAATTGAAATAATTGGAGTTAAAAACATGATTACCGCGCCCCAACCAATAGAAGCCCCAACCTTCTCAAGCATTCTGTCGGTCAGTTCCACAATCTGTTTGCGCCATAGGCTGATTAAAACCAAACCAATTACCAGGGCGGCAAAAATTGAATATAATCTTCCCCAAAACCAACCGACAAACCTGAATTCCCCTCCCTTTTCCGCTTTTGGCAAATTATGTTTAATCTCGCCAACCACAAAAGATTTTTCAGAAATATCCGCCTCGTTACTTCCGGTATAAGTTAAATTCCTCCCGATTTTAGCATTATCGGCAATAATCAAAAGTTCATTTTTGTCGTGATAGCTAATTCCTTTATTTTCCGCGCGTATTTTATCTCTAAGCTTTATTCTTACATCCCTGCCTATTTCTCCGGCAATGGTAACTTTAGGACTGGCGCCATATAAATCCTGGCCGACTTTCCCTCTCGCTTCCATTGTGGCTCCGGCAAAAAGCATGCTCCAGCCCACCTCCGCATTTTTGTCCAAAATAATAGAAGCGCCAAAAGCATTAACGTTGCGGGCAATCTTACCGCCCAAATTAATAGAATTTCCCGCCACTCTTAAATTCCCGCCTATTTCGCCCGAGATATTGATTGACTGACCGGCGCAGATAACATCGCCCTCTACTTTCCCGTTGATATTGATTGACTGACCGGCGCAGATAACATCGCCCTTAATAGTACCGTCAATTGTAATATTGGTCGCAACCGAATATAAACTTCCTTCTATGGTTTCATCTTCCGCAATATAAACTGAATCGCCGGTTTTAATTGAAAAAGCTTTTACGGCCAAAGGCGAAACCAAAAAGAAAATAAGAGAAAAAATAATAATTAATCTTGTTTTTGTCATAATTTTATGGTTAAGTGTATAAGTGCTAATATTATATCAAATTTATTATACCAAATTCACATGCCAGAAGCAATAAAAGAATTACTAAAATCAAATATAAAATCAAGGGACGAATTAACCGCGGCCAAGAGAAAGGCGGCGAAGCAGTTTAAGATTGGCATTTTTCTTAATTCTGATATTTTAAAGGGATATAAAAGATTAATTAAGCAGGGAAAAATTAAACCAAAACCGGCCTTGGAAAAAATCCTGCGGAAGAGAACTGTCAGAACTTTATCCGGAATCGCCCCGGTCGCGGTTTTGATAAAGCCCTACCCTTGCCCGGGCAAATGCGTTTATTGCCCTTCGGAAAAAGGCGTGCCCCAAAGCTATTTATCTAATGAACCGGCCGTCATGCGGGCTATCCGTTGCAATTACGATCCATACAAACAAGTCCAGTTTCGCTTGCGCGCTTTGGAGGCCAACGGACATGAGCCGAATAAAATTGAATTAATCGTTATTGGCGCCACTTGGTCAGTTGTGCCGGAAAAATATAAATACTGGTTTATAGGGGAATGCTTTCGGGCAGCAAATGAATATAATAAAAATAAAAAATTAAAAATAAAAAATAAAAAACTGATATCTAATATTAAAATTCTAAAAAAAGAATTAGCTAAAGAACAAAGTAAAAATGAAAAAACTGAATACAGAATTATTGGCATCACTCTAGAAACCCGGCCGGATTATATTAGCCAAAAAGAACTGTGGCAGATGCGGGAATTGGGTTGTACGCGAGTGGAATTGGGCGCGCAGGCGCTTGATGATAAAATTCTAAAATTAAATAAACGGGGCCATGGCGTAGCCGAAACTGTCCAAGCCACAAAGCTTTTAAAAAATTTTGGCTTTAAGGTCACTTACCATATTATGCCCGGACTGCCTGGCTCCACTCCGAGCAAAGATTTTTTAATGTTTAAGCAACTTTTTTCTGATAAGCGCTTTCAGCCGGACCAGATTAAATTTTATCCTACGGTCGTCACCCGCGGCAGTCTATTATATAAATGGTGGAAAACGAAAAAATATAAACCTTATACTGATAAACAGCTGCAAAATCTAATTATAAAATGCAAAAAAATTATTCCGCCTTATGTCCGCATCATCAGGCTAATCCGCGATATTCCGCAGGAATCAATTATCGCCGGCAATCTGATTACCAACTTGCGCCAAATCATGAAGGACCGGGGCGTGAAATGCGGGTGCATCCGCTGCCGGGAAGCGGGGAATAAGCAATTCAAAATCAAAAATGCAAAATTAACAATTAAAAAATATAAGGCCTCCGGAGGACAAGAATATTTTATTAGTTACGAAAGTAAAAACAAAAAAACCTTATACGGCTTTTGCAGACTAAGGTTGCCAAATACCGTAAAGACGCAAGATTTTGCGTCTTTACAAAATTCCGCCCTTATCCGCGAACTGCACGTTTACGGCGAATTGGTTCCGGTTGGAAAAGATAAAATTATCCAGCATGCCGGCTTGGGCAAAAAATTAATGAAAGAGGCGGAAAAAATCGCCAAGGGTTGCGGATTTAAAAAAATTATTGTAATATCGGGAATAGGAGTTCGGGAATATTACAAAAAACTTGGCTACAAGTTGGAAAATACCTACATGGTAAAAACTCTTTAAGGGGAGTGAAAACAATGAAAAAAATTCTCGAAATCATTGGTAAATGCCTGTACGCAGTTGTTCTTTTCTTCGTTTTAACCTTCAAGGTCTTTATTTGCCCTGAAATTTAATTTCCGGGCAAAAAATTCCAGGCGTCCTGTCCGCAGATCGGACGCCTTTTTCGTTAAAAATAATTTGACATAAAAAAGCCTAAGTGATAATTTAATATATCAACCTGAAATTATTTCGTCCTTTAAAATAAACTATTCTTTTAATGAGGGAAAACCACGATGGTTATTCAGAACAGTTTCGTAGTGCTGGGCGGGACCGGCAACCATGATTTAGATAAAGGCATTCTTGCCGTAGTCAACGACCTGGCAAGAACGCGCCTATCCTTTCTCCACCTGAACATGGATGATTTTTCCGACGGTGAAGACGATTTCCGAATAACCCATCCGGAAAAAATCGCCGGTAAGCACGTAATCCTGTTCCAAAGCCTGCATAGCGATTCCCGGCAAAACCTGGAAAGGCAATTTCTTACCCTGGCCTGGGCGGCGAAATTCCAATACGGGGCAAAGTCCATTGTCGCTGTTGTGCCCTTTATGAGCTATCGGCGCCAGGACCATCCGGAAAAAACGGATGAAATCCACCGCAATCTCTGGCTCTTACATAACATGAAAGCTAACGGCGTTGACAAGTTGATTCTCTGTGATATTCATTCCTGTGTCACCCTGGAGAACTGTAAAAAGGTCGGCATTGAAGCCTGGAATGTTGACCCTTCTGCGGCTTTTGCCGAAATTTTAAAACCGAGGGTTGACCTTTCCCGATCCAGAAGCCAGCCGTTTTTCGTTTATTCTCCCGATAAGGGGTCAATAAGAAGGGCGGTTTCCCTGGCTAGAGAGTTCGGGGTGCCGGTAATAGTCAGCTTGAAAAATCGCCTTCATGATTGCTCCGTGGCTGCGGAAGAAAACCCGGAGAAATTGACGACGATAGAAGTTGAATTGGCTGAACTGCAAGAAAAATTCGGCGTGCCGATCTCTCTGGCCGAAGAAAGCTTGAATGGTGCCAGTATTTGTATCCGAGAAGACGAATTGTCCACCGGGGCTACGGCCGTATTGACCGGAAAATCCCTTAAGCAGGCCGGAGCCAAAGAAATTTTCTTCTGCGCCACCCATCCGGTTTGCACCAAGGGCTGGAAAAGAAAAATCATTGATAACAACCCTTTTGACGCCATTATTTTGGGCGACACTGTTCCCCGCCCCTACCGCAAAGAAACCGGCGGCGAAGTAATTACGGTTTCAATGGCGCGAGTTATCGCCAACCAGCTGTTCGTAATAATTATGGACAGCATCTGATCTTTTTAAAAAAGGCATCTCTACCCGGGTGCCTTTTTTCTTTTGACAAATTGGGTAGAAATGATAAAGTAAAGACAGGAATTAACTTAAAAATATGCCTATCAAAAATATCGTTAATTTTATCTTTGAATTAAACCAATTAAAACGCCAAAGGCGAAGCGGCTTTCAGTTGGCAGGAATAAAAAATCCGGATACGGTAGCCGAACACGTGATGCGGGCCGCGCAAATCGGCTACATTTTAGCGGTGATGGAAGGAGACGCTAATCCGGAAAAAGTGGCCGCCATGATTTTGGTTCATGACAATGGCGAAGCTCGAATTGGCGACCAAAATAAAGTAAGCGCCCGGTATTTTGACAATAGCCAAGCCGAGCAAGATGCTTTTTGCGATCAGGTAAAAAATCTGGGCGGACAGATTGAAAAAAAGTGGAAAAAATATTTTTCCGAATTTGAAAACAGAAACACGAAAGAAGGCATTGTCGCCAAAGATGCTGATTGGCTAGAGGTTGCTTTCCAGGCTAAGGAATACCTTGATTTGGGTTGCCCGTCAGTAGATAACTGGATTAGTAATGTGGAAAAAGCCTTAGAAACAAAATCGGCCAAGGCTTTAATAAAAGAAATGAAAAAAACAAAATTCACTGACTGGTGGAAGGGCTTAAAAAAAATGACTTACAAGAAACTTTATAAATAAAAAATAAAACTGTCATTGCAAACAACAAATTTGTTTCTGTCATTCCCGCGAAAGCGGGAATCCAGCCTGCCTGCCGGTAGGCAGGAATTAGTCCGCAGGAAGTTCGGTTTGTTAAAATTGTGATAAAATAAATGTCCTTACCTCTTAACCCTAGATCCTCTGGTCACCGGCCAGCTCCCCCGCCAAGCTTCGCATAGCGGGGCGTGGCGCTAGCGGGGCAGGCAAGCCCGAAGATGACAAGAGATGAACGGAAGGGAAAAAGCCACAATGACAAATAAGGGGTCTTTCGGCCTTCTTTTTTTGACAAAATAAGCTATTGGGCTTATCATAAAATTACTAACTATTATACTTTAACCTGCGTAAGAACAGGGTATTACCCTGTTCTTACCTAATATAAACCTATGCTATCTTATAAAAATTTATCAAAAAATGATCCGGAAATATTTTCCGCGGTGAAAAAGGAAATGAAAAGGCAAAGCGAGGAAATGGAATTAATCGCCTCGGAAAATTATGTTTCCAAAGCGGTCCTGGAAACCATGGGCACGGTCCTAACCAATAAATACAGCGAAGGCTACCCGGGCCACCGCTATTATGGCGGCAACCAGATTATTGACGAGGTAGAAACCCTTGCTATTGAGCGGGCGAAAAAATTATTTTCCGCCGAGCATGCCAATGTCCAGCCCCTTTCCGGCTCCCCGGCTAACGCCGCCGTTTATTTCGCTTTTATAAAACCCGGAGATAAAGTTTTGGGCTTAAGGCTTGACCACGGAGGTCATCTTTCTCACGGCCACCCCATAAATTTTTCCGGCATGCTCTATAATTTCGTCCAATACGAGGTGGACGCCGAAACCGGACGCCTGGATATGGAAAAAGTCAGGGAAGTGGCTTTACGGGAAAAACCAAAAATGATTGTGGCTGGCTACAGCGCTTACTCGCGAGAAATCGACTGGCAAAAATTTAAGGAAATCGCTGACGAAGTCGGGGCTTTTACTTTTGCCGATATTGCCCATACCGCCGGTTTAATCGCGGCCGGTTTGATGAACAATCCGGTGCCGATTTTTGATGTTGTCACCACCACCATCCACAAAACTTTGCGCGGCCCCAGGGGCGCCATGATAATGTGCAAGGAAAAATACGCCAAGCAGGTTAACCGGGCGGTTTTCCCCGGCATGCAGGGCGGTCCCCATGACCATATTCAGGCCGCCAAGGCGGTCGCCTTTGGCGAGGCCTTAAAGCCGGAATTTAAAGAATACGCTATGCAGGTTATGATGAACGCGAGGATCCTGGCCCGGGAATTCCTAAACATGGGGTATGAAATAGTTTCTGGAGGCACGGATAACCACCTGATGGTCGTAGACATGACCTCAAAAGGCTTAAATGGAAAAGAAGCCGAAGATATTTTAAATGAAGTCGGAATTTCTGTAAGCCGCTCTACAATTCCCAATGATCCCAACCCGCCCATGAAGCCGTCCGGCGTCAGATTCGGCACCCCGGCCATTACCACTCGCGGCATGAAAGAAAAAGAAGTGAAACAAATTGCCGCCTGGGTTAATGAAACATTAGACAATAGAAATGACGAAAAAATTTTGGATAAAATAAAAAAGGAAGTGAGAAAAATGTGCTTAAATTTTCCCATCCCAAGCATCTAAATATATTTATTACAAATACACAAATATTATCACAAATAACACAAATAAAAAAAGATGCTGTATAAAATTTGTGAATTTGCGTTTTGATTTGTGAATTTGTAATTATATTTTATGCCCGCAAAAATAATTGACGGCCAGATCCTGGCGAAAAAAATTAAAGACCAGCTCGTAAAAGAAATCCTTAAACTTAATGATAACAAGCCGGATTGCCAAAAACGTCCCAATCTGGCAATTATTTTAGTTGGGGACCGGGAGGATTCAAAACTTTATGTTGGCCTGAAAGAAAGAGAAGCAAAAAAAGTTGGAATTGATACTCATATTTACAGATGCCCGGATAACACAGAAGAAAAAAAAATTTTAGAAACCATAGAATGCTTAAATAAAGATAAATTAATTGACGGAATTTTAGTCCAGCTCCCCCTGCCTGTTGGTTTTGACACTAATAAAATCATAAAAACGATAAATCCGGAAAAGGATGTGGATTGCTTCCATCCGGAAAATTTAAAGATAATTTTAGGAAGCTGCCGCCATAATCATATTTTATCACCTGTTTTTTCGGCCGTTCTGGAAATGTTAAAAAACATTAATTGCCAGTTAAAAGGCAAGCAAGTTTGTATTATAGCCAACTCGGATATCTTTGGTAAAAGTTTAGCTAAAATTCTTGAGTGCCAAGGAGCAAAAGTGAAAATCGCCAAGGCCAACGACCAGAACCTGGCCAGCAAGACAAGCCAAGCCGATGTTTTAATTACGGCGATCGGCAAGCCAAGGTTTATAAAAAAAAATATGGTAAAAAAAGAAGTGGTGGTGATTGATATAGGCATAACAAAAGAAGGTGAAAAAGTTTGCGGCGATGTTGACTTTGCCGAAGTTAAAAATAAAGCTGGTTATATTACGCCTGTGCCGGGCGGTGTTGGGCCCTTGACTATAGCCATGCTATTTAGAAATACTCTAGAGTTATACAAGAATAAAATAACAAAATAGCTTAAATAATAAAATATTAAAATAATATGAAAATAAAATAAAAAGATAAGAAGTGCTATTTTTAAATTATTTTATTATTTTTTTATTTTATTTTTAAAACCATGAACCAATACGAACAATGCTTGGAACAGCTTGATAGAATCTGCGCCATTATAAAAAAAATGGAAAATGCCAGCGAAGCGGCGGAACTTACTTCCCGAGAAGCGGAAATTTTAAAGCATCCCAACCGAGTAACCGAAGTTTCCATTCCGGTTAAAATGGATAACGGGGATTTAAAAATTTTTACCGGCTACCGCGTCCAACATTCAAACGCCCGCGGTCCTTATAAGGGCGGAATCCGTTTTCATCCCCAGGTTGACTTGAATGAAGTTAAATCTCTGGCTTTCTGGATGACGATAAAATGCGCCGCTGCGGATATCCCCTACGGCGGAGCTAAGGGCGGCATAACCGTCGACTCAAAAAATTTAAGTGCAGGAGAACTGGAAAGATTAACCAGGGGATATGTCCGGGCCATTGCCAATATTGTCGGACCGGATATTGATATCCCGGCTCCGGACGTTTACACTAATCCGCAGATTATGGCTTGGTTTATGGATGAATACAGCCGAATCCAAGGCAGAAACATGCCGGCCGTGGTTACGGGCAAACCGGTTGAAGTCGGCGGCTCCTTAGGCCGGGACAACGCCACGGGTCAGGGCGGATTTTATGTTTTAGAAGAGGTCTTAAAAAAAATCCAAAATTTTTCCGGCGGGGGAAATAAAAAAGATATCACCATTGCTGTCCAAGGTTTTGGCAATGTCGGTTTGAATTTTGCCAAAATAGCCCATGACGCCGGTTACCGGGTCGTAGCTGTTTCCGATTCAAAAGGCGGAATCTATAATGAAGAAGGCCTTGATATTGAAAAAGTCATAGAGCATAAAAACGCCAACGGCTCGGTTCTTGACTTCCCCGGCGCCAAAAATATTTCCAACGAAGAAATTCTAACTTTGCCCGTGACAATTTTAGCCCCAGCCGCTTTTGAAAATGTTATTACTATGGAAATGGTTAATGATATAAAAGCCAAAATCATCCTAGAACTAGCCAACGGCCCGATGAAAATAGAAGTAAGCGAAGCTTTGGCGGAAAAAGATATTTTAATTATCCCGGATGTTTTAGCCAATGCCGGCGGCGTAATTGTTTCTTATTTTGAATGGGTGCAGAATCTCCGGCAGTATTACTGGGAATTGGAAAAAGTGCAAAGCCGGTTAAAAGAAAAAATAACCCAAGCCACCAGTTTAATTTGGGAAACTAAAGAAAGATATGGGGTGGATATGCGCACCGCCGCCTATATCGTAGCGGTGGAAAGATTGCGGAAAGCCATAAAGATGAGAGGCATCTAGCCACGGACTTATGCGGACTGACGCGGACTCAAGCGGAAATTAAAATAAAAAAGCCCGGCCTAAACGGCTGGGCTTTGCGTTTTTAAAAAACTCCTTACAATTTTTTGCGGACGAAGGGGATAACAGAAAAAAACACTCACGAAGACGGTTGCGTCTGCTCCGGCATCAAAAAATTCTTGGCAATCATCCGCGGTATAAATTCCGCCTCCTCCGAATATCGGAATGCAGATTTGCGGCCGGACTTTTCTAATAACCTCCAAAGCGATTGGCTTGATAGCGCGTCCGGAAAGCCCGCATTCGCCGAAACCGAGTACAAATTGAGGAACGGTATTTATCAGGCTGACGGCGTTAAACCCGCACTTTTCCGCAATTATCACTCTTTCAATAATATCTCCGGTCGGACCGAATTTGGCGATAAGCGGATGTTGGCTGAATTTCCTGGCTTCTCTCATAAAATCTTCTATTATCCGCAAATCATCTCGGGATAATATTTTGACATGCGGACAAGAGAAATTAATTTCAATCGCCAAGATATTAAGAGGGTTCAGCATTTCCAACATCCACAACAAGCTTTTGATATCTTTTAAATCAAAAACACCGATTGAAACTACTAGGTTTTTCAGCCCGATTCCGGGATAAAGAGAAATGAATTTATCAAGGCCGAAATTATTCCAGCCGAACCGGTTTAGCCATCCATTCTCCGCCGGACGCAAAACTTCCCACGGTTTCCACCAGCGATAATTCCCCTTCCATGGAGGCAAGGTGAGGGTTTTCGTAATTACTGCTCCGAAAATTTCCCAATTCATCAAATGAAAAAAACATAATAAAAAACTTAACGGATTTTCATACAGCTCGTATCCCAAGCCATACTTAGCCGGTCCGGAACCGACAATAAAACGATTCTTCATTTTTATGCCGTTCAAATCTATCATGTCGCCCTCTCTTTTTTTTGTAAAAAGAACCAAAATTGCCTCCTCTTTCCTAATCTGCTAATATTAAGTTAGTTTAATAGAAAAATTTTGTCAACAGGAGAATGGCTAAGTATAATTTGTAAATTTGTAAAAGATTTGTAATTTGTATGAATATAAAAAAACAACAACTTCTGGAACTCCTTGAAATCCATTATGGTTTTAAAAATTTCTGGCCGGGCCAGGAAAAAGCCATTGATAATATTTTAGCCGGTTTAAGTTCGGTCGTTATTATGCCGACCGGCGGGGGCAAATCTTTAATTTACCAACTCCCGGCTCTAATCTTGGACGGAGTCACGATTGTTATTTCTCCTTTAATCGCTTTAATGAAAGACCAGGTGGACAATTTGAAAAAAGTCGGCATCCCGGCCAATTTTGTCAATTCTTCAATTTCTCCCGATGAGACTTATGAACGGCTGGAAGAGGTGAAAAAAAATCAGTATAAGCTTCTTTTTATTGCCCCGGAAAGATTTTATAATCAGGAATTCGTAAAAACCCTAACGGACATCAAAGTAAGTTTATTTGCCATAGACGAAGCTCATTGCATCAGCCAATGGGGACATGATTTCCGTCCCAGTTATTTAAAGTTAAAGAACGCCCTTGACCTAATTGGCAATCCGCCGGTGGTGGCTTTAACCGCGACCGCCACGCCGGAAGTCCGGGAAGATATTGTAAAGCAGCTTAATTTAAAAAACCCGGAACTGATAATAACCGGCTTTGCCCGGCCAAACCTCCAATTCGGAGTTATTCAAGCCAGTGACGCGCAAAAACCCAGTCTGGTTTTGGATGCTTTAAAATCTACCGAAGGATCCGGAATTGTTTATGTGGGCACCCGAGCCAAAGCCGATGACTTGGCCCGGACTTTGCTGGAAGAAGATATTCCGGCCGTGGTCTATCATGCCGGCATGGATCCTTCTGACAGAACCTGGGTGCAGGAAAATTTTATGGCGGGAAAAGTAAAGGTAATTGTGGCCACTAACGCTTTTGGCTTGGGAAT
Encoded here:
- a CDS encoding bifunctional 5,10-methylenetetrahydrofolate dehydrogenase/5,10-methenyltetrahydrofolate cyclohydrolase, whose product is MPAKIIDGQILAKKIKDQLVKEILKLNDNKPDCQKRPNLAIILVGDREDSKLYVGLKEREAKKVGIDTHIYRCPDNTEEKKILETIECLNKDKLIDGILVQLPLPVGFDTNKIIKTINPEKDVDCFHPENLKIILGSCRHNHILSPVFSAVLEMLKNINCQLKGKQVCIIANSDIFGKSLAKILECQGAKVKIAKANDQNLASKTSQADVLITAIGKPRFIKKNMVKKEVVVIDIGITKEGEKVCGDVDFAEVKNKAGYITPVPGGVGPLTIAMLFRNTLELYKNKITK
- a CDS encoding polymer-forming cytoskeletal protein is translated as MTKTRLIIIFSLIFFLVSPLAVKAFSIKTGDSVYIAEDETIEGSLYSVATNITIDGTIKGDVICAGQSININGKVEGDVICAGQSINISGEIGGNLRVAGNSINLGGKIARNVNAFGASIILDKNAEVGWSMLFAGATMEARGKVGQDLYGASPKVTIAGEIGRDVRIKLRDKIRAENKGISYHDKNELLIIADNAKIGRNLTYTGSNEADISEKSFVVGEIKHNLPKAEKGGEFRFVGWFWGRLYSIFAALVIGLVLISLWRKQIVELTDRMLEKVGASIGWGAVIMFLTPIISILLLFTFIGIPLALLLLGVWAIALFAAKILTGIMIGRNLLEKFWKNKKDSLIWAMIVGIVICWFIFSIPFVGWILALVALWWGLGGIWLAFRKA
- a CDS encoding Glu/Leu/Phe/Val dehydrogenase, whose protein sequence is MNQYEQCLEQLDRICAIIKKMENASEAAELTSREAEILKHPNRVTEVSIPVKMDNGDLKIFTGYRVQHSNARGPYKGGIRFHPQVDLNEVKSLAFWMTIKCAAADIPYGGAKGGITVDSKNLSAGELERLTRGYVRAIANIVGPDIDIPAPDVYTNPQIMAWFMDEYSRIQGRNMPAVVTGKPVEVGGSLGRDNATGQGGFYVLEEVLKKIQNFSGGGNKKDITIAVQGFGNVGLNFAKIAHDAGYRVVAVSDSKGGIYNEEGLDIEKVIEHKNANGSVLDFPGAKNISNEEILTLPVTILAPAAFENVITMEMVNDIKAKIILELANGPMKIEVSEALAEKDILIIPDVLANAGGVIVSYFEWVQNLRQYYWELEKVQSRLKEKITQATSLIWETKERYGVDMRTAAYIVAVERLRKAIKMRGI
- a CDS encoding tRNA uridine(34) 5-carboxymethylaminomethyl modification radical SAM/GNAT enzyme Elp3 — translated: MPEAIKELLKSNIKSRDELTAAKRKAAKQFKIGIFLNSDILKGYKRLIKQGKIKPKPALEKILRKRTVRTLSGIAPVAVLIKPYPCPGKCVYCPSEKGVPQSYLSNEPAVMRAIRCNYDPYKQVQFRLRALEANGHEPNKIELIVIGATWSVVPEKYKYWFIGECFRAANEYNKNKKLKIKNKKLISNIKILKKELAKEQSKNEKTEYRIIGITLETRPDYISQKELWQMRELGCTRVELGAQALDDKILKLNKRGHGVAETVQATKLLKNFGFKVTYHIMPGLPGSTPSKDFLMFKQLFSDKRFQPDQIKFYPTVVTRGSLLYKWWKTKKYKPYTDKQLQNLIIKCKKIIPPYVRIIRLIRDIPQESIIAGNLITNLRQIMKDRGVKCGCIRCREAGNKQFKIKNAKLTIKKYKASGGQEYFISYESKNKKTLYGFCRLRLPNTVKTQDFASLQNSALIRELHVYGELVPVGKDKIIQHAGLGKKLMKEAEKIAKGCGFKKIIVISGIGVREYYKKLGYKLENTYMVKTL
- a CDS encoding serine hydroxymethyltransferase; amino-acid sequence: MLSYKNLSKNDPEIFSAVKKEMKRQSEEMELIASENYVSKAVLETMGTVLTNKYSEGYPGHRYYGGNQIIDEVETLAIERAKKLFSAEHANVQPLSGSPANAAVYFAFIKPGDKVLGLRLDHGGHLSHGHPINFSGMLYNFVQYEVDAETGRLDMEKVREVALREKPKMIVAGYSAYSREIDWQKFKEIADEVGAFTFADIAHTAGLIAAGLMNNPVPIFDVVTTTIHKTLRGPRGAMIMCKEKYAKQVNRAVFPGMQGGPHDHIQAAKAVAFGEALKPEFKEYAMQVMMNARILAREFLNMGYEIVSGGTDNHLMVVDMTSKGLNGKEAEDILNEVGISVSRSTIPNDPNPPMKPSGVRFGTPAITTRGMKEKEVKQIAAWVNETLDNRNDEKILDKIKKEVRKMCLNFPIPSI
- the prs gene encoding ribose-phosphate diphosphokinase yields the protein MVIQNSFVVLGGTGNHDLDKGILAVVNDLARTRLSFLHLNMDDFSDGEDDFRITHPEKIAGKHVILFQSLHSDSRQNLERQFLTLAWAAKFQYGAKSIVAVVPFMSYRRQDHPEKTDEIHRNLWLLHNMKANGVDKLILCDIHSCVTLENCKKVGIEAWNVDPSAAFAEILKPRVDLSRSRSQPFFVYSPDKGSIRRAVSLAREFGVPVIVSLKNRLHDCSVAAEENPEKLTTIEVELAELQEKFGVPISLAEESLNGASICIREDELSTGATAVLTGKSLKQAGAKEIFFCATHPVCTKGWKRKIIDNNPFDAIILGDTVPRPYRKETGGEVITVSMARVIANQLFVIIMDSI
- a CDS encoding HD domain-containing protein, yielding MPIKNIVNFIFELNQLKRQRRSGFQLAGIKNPDTVAEHVMRAAQIGYILAVMEGDANPEKVAAMILVHDNGEARIGDQNKVSARYFDNSQAEQDAFCDQVKNLGGQIEKKWKKYFSEFENRNTKEGIVAKDADWLEVAFQAKEYLDLGCPSVDNWISNVEKALETKSAKALIKEMKKTKFTDWWKGLKKMTYKKLYK